One genomic window of Halorhabdus sp. CBA1104 includes the following:
- a CDS encoding DUF460 domain-containing protein, giving the protein MQRTAALDDVIFGVDIQSGDVRGNSPAYALVIFDGESIERDVVSHRKLRRLIETKTPAIVATDNMYELAEDKDALVHFLRELPEETRLVQVTGDQQPEPLSRVATRHGVPYGKDPMEEAEATARLAAGNVGYEVSAFTDTTRLKVARGRSTGGGGGWSEDRYTRRIHGSVKKRTREVERELDAAALDYEREVTEKYGGFANAVFEVQASPGEIPISAERSGDTRIEIERERRDGIEFEPLAHRRDHVVVGVDPGTTTAVAVLSLDGEVLDVYSTRTDDTAAVIEWVIERGRPLLVAADVTPMPETVEKLRRSFDAAGWTPDSDLAVDEKLHRTREQAYDNDHERDALAAALEAYDDHETQFERVAAKVPPREEVGPVLARVVANDESVESVLEDLSDDESEATETSEHEPRELSPEEKEIKRLRERVDRLESHVEDLRGTIEDKDETIAAYEEKLEAARSEQRAETRKRREVNRLERENDRLERELEDERDRVADLEGKLERLKALWKLDHSNFADVEKAKEGLVPVKVVEKFTTEAIEDADDRFGLAEDDIILFRDATGAGRSTAELLADLEPRLVLRTGGLSDVSDEVLFERRVPIAPADAVTVQEVDELAVAREREVEAAIEEWRDYESEREKARTAEMVDQLISEHRASGHGGSV; this is encoded by the coding sequence GTGCAACGGACGGCTGCCCTGGACGACGTGATCTTCGGCGTGGATATCCAAAGCGGGGACGTCAGAGGTAACTCGCCCGCCTACGCGCTGGTGATCTTCGACGGCGAGTCCATCGAGCGAGACGTGGTGAGCCACCGGAAGCTCCGCCGGCTGATCGAGACGAAGACACCGGCGATCGTCGCCACGGACAACATGTACGAGCTCGCCGAGGACAAGGACGCCCTCGTGCACTTCCTCCGCGAGTTGCCCGAGGAGACGCGACTCGTCCAGGTGACCGGTGACCAACAGCCAGAGCCGCTATCACGGGTCGCGACGCGCCACGGCGTGCCATACGGCAAGGACCCGATGGAAGAAGCCGAGGCCACAGCCCGTCTGGCCGCGGGAAACGTGGGCTATGAAGTCTCGGCGTTTACCGACACGACACGCCTGAAAGTCGCCCGCGGTCGCTCGACGGGCGGTGGTGGTGGGTGGAGCGAGGACCGCTACACGCGGCGCATCCACGGCTCGGTCAAAAAGCGAACGCGCGAGGTCGAACGCGAACTTGACGCGGCCGCACTGGACTACGAGCGGGAGGTCACCGAGAAGTACGGCGGGTTCGCAAACGCAGTCTTCGAGGTGCAAGCGAGCCCGGGTGAGATCCCCATCTCGGCCGAGCGGTCCGGCGACACCCGCATCGAGATCGAGCGTGAGCGTCGGGACGGGATCGAATTCGAGCCACTCGCCCACCGGCGCGATCACGTCGTCGTCGGGGTCGACCCGGGAACGACGACCGCCGTGGCCGTCCTCAGCCTCGACGGCGAGGTACTGGACGTCTACTCGACGAGAACCGACGATACCGCAGCAGTCATCGAGTGGGTCATCGAGCGTGGGCGACCGCTCCTCGTCGCCGCGGACGTGACACCGATGCCCGAGACCGTCGAGAAGTTGCGCCGAAGTTTCGACGCCGCCGGCTGGACGCCCGACAGCGACCTCGCCGTCGACGAGAAACTGCACCGAACGCGCGAACAGGCCTACGACAACGACCACGAACGGGACGCCCTGGCGGCGGCCCTAGAAGCCTACGACGATCACGAAACGCAGTTCGAGCGGGTCGCGGCGAAAGTCCCGCCACGCGAGGAGGTCGGCCCCGTCCTCGCGCGGGTCGTCGCCAACGACGAATCCGTCGAGAGCGTCCTCGAAGACCTCAGCGACGACGAGAGCGAAGCCACGGAGACGAGCGAGCACGAACCACGGGAGTTGAGCCCCGAAGAGAAAGAGATCAAACGCCTCCGGGAACGCGTCGATCGCCTCGAATCACACGTCGAGGACCTCCGTGGCACGATCGAGGACAAAGACGAGACGATCGCGGCCTACGAGGAGAAACTCGAAGCCGCCCGCAGCGAGCAGCGCGCCGAGACGCGCAAACGGCGGGAAGTCAACCGCCTCGAACGCGAGAACGACCGCCTCGAACGCGAACTCGAAGACGAGCGCGATCGCGTCGCGGATCTCGAAGGCAAGCTCGAACGTCTGAAAGCCCTCTGGAAGCTCGATCACTCCAATTTTGCCGACGTCGAGAAAGCCAAAGAGGGCCTGGTCCCGGTGAAGGTCGTCGAGAAGTTCACCACCGAGGCCATCGAGGACGCCGACGACCGCTTTGGCCTCGCCGAGGACGACATCATCCTGTTCCGTGACGCCACGGGTGCCGGGCGATCGACAGCCGAACTGCTGGCCGACCTGGAACCGCGGCTGGTCCTCCGGACAGGCGGACTCTCGGACGTCTCCGACGAGGTGCTGTTCGAGCGACGCGTGCCCATCGCGCCGGCCGACGCCGTCACCGTCCAGGAGGTCGACGAACTCGCCGTCGCCCGCGAACGGGAAGTCGAGGCCGCAATCGAGGAGTGGCGCGACTACGAGAGCGAGCGTGAGAAGGCCCGGACCGCCGAGATGGTCGACCAGCTCATCTCCGAACACCGCGCCTCCGGACACGGCGGGAGCGTGTGA
- a CDS encoding VOC family protein — translation MNLTHVALWVSKLDRSLSFYGDLGFERTCSFTADGVENVYLSAGDGELQLKHDPTRTTPIAPSRADTDHVAFLVEDVERVAEQARKAGGSVRTEPHVVEAADAKATFLEDPDGHTIEFYRPLDG, via the coding sequence ATGAACCTGACGCACGTCGCACTCTGGGTGTCGAAGTTGGATCGCTCGCTATCGTTCTATGGGGATCTGGGGTTCGAACGAACCTGCTCGTTCACTGCCGACGGCGTCGAGAATGTCTACCTCAGTGCTGGCGACGGCGAACTCCAACTCAAGCACGATCCGACGCGAACGACGCCGATCGCGCCGTCGCGGGCAGACACTGACCACGTTGCGTTCCTCGTCGAAGACGTCGAGCGCGTCGCCGAGCAGGCCCGCAAAGCCGGTGGGTCGGTCCGCACCGAACCACACGTCGTCGAGGCTGCCGACGCCAAGGCGACGTTCCTCGAAGATCCAGACGGACACACCATCGAGTTCTACCGACCGCTCGACGGATGA
- a CDS encoding sensor histidine kinase KdpD — translation MAKQRADALIARGLDAASPRGIRLASAWFIAAAGLAGVVVPLIRAVTSASATGSPLLGTVVPMTFGLSVLGGGYWLANTDFDGELAVAVTVWWFLGTAFGAFAALGIVGYQLSAGVELTNISVVVSGLASIGGIGGLLVGRYDARSQRRRRDLEAERERLADEREKLALLNRIVRHDIGNDLQIISGMTGHLESYVEDDGQDYLERVQRTTEEAIQLTEQVRAFVASLGVDDRSTSRRISLERVLETQVDNAREVHRRATIAVDGELPDVAVAADELLSTIFHNLLTNAVEHNDRENPSVEVSVEASERAVTVSVADNGPGIPPAERTAALNPDGHEVDSQSGLGLYIVGMLVDRYGGSISFADRDPRGTVVTVQLPIADGDSE, via the coding sequence ATGGCCAAGCAGCGGGCCGATGCCCTCATCGCACGGGGTCTCGACGCCGCGTCGCCGCGGGGTATTCGTCTCGCCAGTGCCTGGTTCATCGCTGCAGCCGGCCTGGCCGGGGTCGTCGTCCCGCTGATACGGGCCGTCACGAGTGCCAGCGCCACCGGGTCCCCCTTGCTTGGCACCGTCGTGCCGATGACGTTCGGGCTGAGTGTCCTGGGCGGCGGCTACTGGCTCGCAAACACCGATTTCGACGGCGAACTCGCCGTTGCCGTCACAGTGTGGTGGTTCCTCGGGACCGCCTTCGGCGCGTTCGCCGCGCTTGGAATCGTCGGCTATCAGTTGTCCGCCGGCGTCGAGTTGACCAATATTTCCGTCGTCGTTAGCGGCTTGGCGTCGATCGGTGGGATCGGCGGGCTACTCGTCGGCCGATACGACGCTCGCAGCCAGCGCCGTCGCCGCGATCTCGAAGCTGAACGGGAGCGACTGGCCGACGAGCGGGAGAAACTCGCCTTGCTCAACCGAATCGTCCGTCACGATATCGGCAACGACCTCCAGATCATCAGCGGCATGACCGGTCACTTAGAGAGCTACGTCGAAGACGACGGACAGGACTATCTCGAACGTGTCCAACGCACCACCGAGGAAGCGATCCAACTGACCGAGCAGGTCCGGGCGTTCGTCGCGTCACTGGGTGTGGACGATCGGTCGACCAGTCGTCGGATCTCACTCGAACGAGTCCTCGAAACGCAAGTCGACAACGCACGCGAGGTCCATCGCCGGGCGACGATCGCCGTCGACGGCGAACTGCCGGACGTCGCCGTCGCCGCCGACGAACTCCTCTCGACGATCTTTCACAACCTGCTCACCAACGCCGTCGAACACAACGATCGGGAAAACCCGTCCGTCGAAGTATCGGTAGAAGCAAGCGAGAGGGCGGTGACTGTCTCGGTAGCCGACAACGGCCCAGGCATCCCGCCGGCCGAGCGCACAGCCGCGCTGAACCCCGATGGCCACGAGGTAGACAGTCAGTCTGGACTGGGCCTGTACATCGTCGGGATGCTCGTCGATCGCTACGGCGGCTCGATCTCGTTTGCGGATCGGGATCCCAGGGGCACAGTCGTGACCGTCCAGTTGCCGATTGCCGACGGAGACTCCGAGTAA
- the rnz gene encoding ribonuclease Z translates to MRVTFLGTSGAVPTTERNPSAIMFSRDGERLLFDCGEGTQRQMMHFGTGFDVAHIFITHLHGDHVLGIPGLLQTMDFNDREAPLAIHAPQGTRSRLEDLIGATGDRPSYPIRITQNRAGDVVLDADEYEIRAIETEHRTRSIGYVLEEDDRKGRFDRQKAEEKLGISPGPKYSKLHDGKPVEHNGRTIQPEEVVGPPRPGRTVVYTGDTRPVEAVRRASEDAELLIHDGTFADDRAERAAGTGHSTAREAATLAAEAGAKRLALTHVSTRYAGQGHRLETEARDAFGDGAFVAADGQTLDVPFPDSE, encoded by the coding sequence ATGCGCGTGACGTTCCTTGGGACCAGCGGTGCGGTGCCGACGACCGAACGTAACCCCTCGGCGATCATGTTCTCCCGAGACGGTGAGCGACTGCTCTTTGACTGTGGTGAGGGGACTCAGCGCCAGATGATGCACTTTGGGACGGGATTCGACGTCGCACACATCTTCATCACCCACCTCCACGGCGATCACGTCCTGGGCATCCCGGGCCTCTTACAGACGATGGACTTCAACGACCGCGAGGCCCCGCTGGCGATTCACGCCCCTCAGGGCACGCGGTCCCGACTGGAGGATCTCATCGGAGCGACCGGCGACCGTCCCTCCTACCCCATTCGGATTACGCAAAATCGGGCAGGGGACGTGGTGCTAGACGCCGACGAGTACGAGATTCGAGCGATCGAGACCGAACATCGCACACGGTCGATCGGCTACGTCCTCGAAGAGGACGACCGCAAGGGCCGATTCGACCGCCAGAAAGCCGAGGAAAAGCTCGGGATCTCACCGGGGCCAAAGTACTCCAAACTCCACGACGGCAAGCCAGTCGAACACAACGGGCGGACGATCCAGCCCGAGGAGGTCGTCGGGCCGCCCCGACCCGGACGGACCGTCGTCTACACGGGCGATACGCGGCCAGTCGAGGCTGTCCGGCGAGCCAGCGAGGATGCAGAGCTGTTGATCCACGACGGCACGTTCGCCGACGATCGCGCCGAACGGGCGGCCGGAACCGGGCACTCGACGGCGCGCGAGGCGGCGACGCTGGCCGCCGAGGCTGGGGCAAAGCGGCTCGCACTCACCCACGTCTCGACGCGGTACGCGGGGCAGGGCCACCGCCTCGAAACAGAGGCCCGAGACGCATTCGGTGACGGTGCTTTCGTCGCGGCAGACGGCCAGACGCTCGATGTCCCGTTCCCGGACAGCGAATGA
- a CDS encoding TrkA family potassium uptake protein, protein MHFVIVGFGRVGMRTARVLREEDHDVTIVEIDAKRAERAREESFETILGDCTDTDTLDAAGIAEADAIAGLTGDLNANFAACMIGTEHGCRTVLRIDADYREELYDNYASEVDEVIYPERLGAAGAKTAMLGGDFDVLADLTEHLTVTSIRIPADSPVVGDRVVTLDLPGSAQIYAHGRNDEPMSIPLPRTTIEPGDRIAITAPPEAIEEIRTHLTPAVDA, encoded by the coding sequence ATGCACTTCGTCATCGTCGGGTTCGGGCGGGTCGGGATGCGTACCGCCAGGGTGCTCCGGGAGGAGGACCACGACGTCACGATCGTCGAGATCGACGCCAAGCGGGCCGAGCGCGCACGCGAGGAGTCCTTCGAGACGATACTGGGCGACTGCACTGATACGGACACCCTCGACGCAGCGGGCATCGCCGAGGCGGACGCCATCGCCGGGTTGACGGGCGATCTCAACGCTAATTTCGCCGCGTGTATGATCGGTACCGAACACGGTTGTCGGACGGTCCTGCGGATCGATGCGGATTATCGGGAGGAACTGTACGACAACTACGCCAGCGAGGTCGACGAAGTCATCTATCCCGAGCGGCTGGGTGCCGCGGGGGCGAAAACGGCTATGCTCGGCGGTGATTTCGACGTCTTGGCGGACCTCACCGAGCACCTGACCGTCACGTCGATCCGTATCCCGGCGGACTCACCGGTGGTCGGTGATCGTGTGGTCACGCTCGATCTTCCTGGCTCCGCCCAAATCTACGCCCACGGTCGCAACGACGAACCGATGTCGATTCCGCTGCCCAGAACCACGATCGAACCCGGCGATCGCATCGCGATCACTGCCCCACCCGAGGCTATCGAGGAGATCCGCACCCATCTGACTCCCGCTGTCGACGCCTGA
- the tnpA gene encoding IS200/IS605 family transposase: MKTTRHATYNLNYHIVWLPKSRRTDGSADIAEQGSAQYRQSVLVYEVADRVRDILHEIADDKGLEIIDLTVQPDHIHLFVSSPPKHAPSLLANWFKGISSRKYNHRYADNDGEKIRWARGYYAGTAGHVSSETVQDYIQRQQNS, from the coding sequence ATGAAGACCACACGGCACGCGACCTACAACCTCAACTACCACATAGTGTGGTTGCCGAAGTCTCGCAGAACAGATGGTTCTGCGGACATCGCGGAACAGGGTTCCGCTCAGTACCGTCAGTCGGTACTCGTCTACGAGGTCGCCGACCGTGTGCGAGACATCCTCCACGAGATCGCCGACGACAAGGGCTTGGAGATAATCGACCTGACCGTTCAACCCGACCACATCCACCTGTTCGTCAGTAGTCCACCGAAGCACGCGCCGTCACTTCTCGCCAACTGGTTCAAGGGTATTTCCTCGCGGAAATACAACCACCGCTACGCCGACAACGACGGCGAGAAGATTCGATGGGCACGGGGCTACTACGCAGGAACGGCGGGGCACGTTTCCAGCGAGACGGTGCAGGATTACATTCAGCGTCAACAGAACTCATGA
- a CDS encoding RNA-guided endonuclease TnpB family protein, whose amino-acid sequence MTELTKTLELKLVDPNAHKRRKLRETRDAYQQALQDAFDAGCTTQTEANDMVVNYDLSGYAKNALKKYVPQLTTTYNAGDLHDDHPVRFTNEGVRLDHQPKNAIEWYVKIPHHEDYHLWMPAQPNPDQRDWLEALNAGDAEMGESRLFQRDGTWYFHVTATRDVEDCSKVSADERTPIGVDIGEASLVTVCHRDGHGSPTRPELWADEGKTVRRLRKTYFTATRRLQERGSERLAESFGDDLWNQIDDVLHRVTREVVEYAESVENPVLVLEDLTYIRESMDYGEYMNRRLHGWGFAKLHAQIRYKAVEKGIPVETVNPRNTSKECHACGEVGYRPRQATFKCTNDDCWMGEYQADVNGAINIADRYLSGESRFREHENDDDSAEDGACLTAPQDSQAVNESRSDSFAHQKSSISGDDAEVQQETLGTYAS is encoded by the coding sequence ATGACGGAACTCACCAAGACGCTGGAACTGAAACTGGTAGACCCGAACGCGCACAAACGGCGGAAACTCCGCGAGACGCGGGACGCCTACCAGCAGGCCCTTCAAGATGCGTTCGACGCTGGTTGTACCACCCAGACCGAAGCGAACGACATGGTAGTCAACTACGACCTGTCGGGGTACGCGAAGAACGCCCTCAAGAAGTACGTCCCGCAGTTGACGACGACGTACAACGCGGGCGACCTTCACGACGACCACCCTGTTCGGTTCACCAACGAGGGGGTACGCCTCGACCACCAGCCCAAGAACGCTATCGAGTGGTACGTCAAAATCCCGCACCACGAGGATTACCACCTCTGGATGCCAGCACAGCCGAATCCCGACCAACGGGACTGGCTGGAAGCGTTGAACGCTGGTGACGCAGAGATGGGTGAGAGTCGGCTGTTCCAGCGGGATGGGACGTGGTATTTCCACGTCACCGCCACCCGCGACGTGGAGGATTGTTCCAAGGTGTCCGCCGATGAACGGACGCCGATCGGAGTGGACATTGGGGAAGCGTCACTCGTCACGGTGTGTCACCGCGACGGCCACGGTTCTCCGACCCGCCCTGAACTATGGGCTGACGAAGGCAAAACCGTTCGTCGGCTTCGCAAGACCTACTTCACCGCCACGCGACGGCTTCAAGAACGCGGAAGCGAGCGTCTCGCCGAGTCATTCGGTGACGACCTGTGGAACCAGATAGACGACGTGCTCCATCGTGTCACCCGCGAAGTCGTGGAGTACGCCGAATCCGTCGAGAATCCCGTGCTGGTTCTGGAAGACCTGACGTACATACGGGAGTCGATGGACTACGGCGAATATATGAACCGCCGTCTCCACGGATGGGGATTCGCCAAACTCCATGCGCAGATACGGTACAAGGCCGTTGAGAAGGGGATTCCTGTCGAGACGGTGAATCCTCGAAATACCTCGAAGGAGTGCCATGCGTGCGGTGAAGTTGGGTATCGCCCGAGGCAGGCGACGTTCAAGTGTACGAACGACGACTGCTGGATGGGCGAGTACCAAGCCGATGTGAACGGGGCGATAAACATCGCAGACCGCTACCTCAGCGGAGAGAGTCGTTTCAGAGAACACGAGAACGACGATGACTCGGCTGAGGATGGGGCGTGTTTGACCGCGCCACAAGACAGCCAAGCCGTTAACGAATCGCGAAGCGATTCGTTCGCACACCAGAAATCTTCGATTTCTGGGGACGATGCTGAAGTCCAGCAGGAGACGCTTGGAACGTATGCGTCTTGA
- the lrp gene encoding HTH-type transcriptional regulator Lrp encodes MTYENLDRKLINELLSDGRASLRSLADDLDVSVTTVSNHLSDLEEQGIIQGYTPRVDYGEIGYDVTAILQLKVEGSALPEVTDRLEELDQMISVYEVTGDHDIIAVGKFADTDDMNAEIKSLLTDPEIKESNTSVVLNAAVEHEQFELDIEQ; translated from the coding sequence ATGACGTACGAAAATCTCGACCGCAAGCTCATCAACGAACTGCTGAGCGACGGGCGCGCAAGCCTCCGAAGCCTCGCCGACGACCTCGACGTCTCGGTCACGACGGTCTCGAACCATCTCTCGGATCTCGAAGAACAGGGAATCATTCAGGGGTACACACCGCGGGTCGACTACGGCGAGATCGGCTACGACGTCACGGCGATCCTCCAGTTGAAAGTCGAAGGAAGCGCTCTGCCCGAAGTTACTGATCGACTCGAAGAACTCGACCAGATGATCAGCGTCTACGAAGTGACGGGCGATCACGACATCATCGCGGTCGGGAAGTTCGCCGACACCGACGACATGAACGCCGAGATCAAGAGCCTGCTTACCGACCCCGAGATCAAAGAGTCAAACACGAGCGTCGTGCTCAACGCGGCCGTCGAACACGAACAGTTCGAACTCGATATCGAGCAGTGA
- the glnA gene encoding type I glutamate--ammonia ligase, whose amino-acid sequence MTNDQLTDGGLSAEAEAVLEAIDEKNVDFLRLQFTDILGTVKNVSITADQAEKAFTEGIYFDGSSIDGFVRIQESDMRLDPDPSTFAVLPWRTSEDSAAARLICDVINTSTGEPFEGDPRGILKTAIDRANEMGYEVNVAPEPEFFLFEEDEDGRATTKTNDVGGYFDLAPKDLASDVRRDIIFGLEDMGFDIEASHHEVAEGQHEINFTYDDALSTADNVATFRSVVRAIAAEHDLHATFMPKPIPKINGSGMHTHISLFTAEGENAFHDGDDEFDLSGTAKQFLAGILDHAPAITAVTNPTVNSYKRLVPGYEAPVYVAWSDRNRSALIRKPAARVPAASRIEARFPDPSSNPYLAFAALIHAGLDGIENGIDCPDPVRENIYEFDEAKRDEYGIDTLPENLGEALDALEDDEVILDALGPHTSEKFLQAKRQEYKDYLVDVSEWELDRYLETF is encoded by the coding sequence ATGACAAACGATCAGCTCACAGACGGCGGGTTGTCCGCCGAGGCCGAGGCAGTGCTCGAAGCGATCGACGAGAAGAACGTCGACTTCCTGCGGTTGCAGTTTACGGACATTCTGGGGACCGTCAAGAACGTCTCGATTACGGCCGACCAGGCCGAGAAAGCCTTCACCGAGGGGATCTACTTCGACGGCTCGTCGATCGACGGGTTCGTCCGGATTCAAGAGTCGGACATGCGCCTCGACCCCGATCCGTCGACCTTTGCCGTCCTGCCGTGGCGGACCAGCGAGGATAGCGCTGCCGCCCGTCTCATCTGTGATGTGATCAACACCTCGACTGGCGAACCCTTCGAGGGCGATCCGCGTGGCATTCTCAAGACGGCCATCGACCGCGCAAACGAGATGGGTTACGAGGTCAACGTCGCCCCCGAACCCGAGTTCTTCCTCTTCGAAGAGGACGAGGACGGTCGTGCGACCACGAAGACCAACGACGTCGGCGGGTACTTCGACCTCGCGCCCAAGGACCTCGCAAGCGACGTCCGCCGGGACATCATCTTCGGCTTAGAGGACATGGGCTTCGACATCGAGGCCTCTCACCACGAGGTCGCCGAGGGCCAACACGAGATCAACTTCACCTACGACGACGCCCTCTCGACGGCCGATAACGTCGCCACCTTCCGGTCGGTCGTCCGCGCCATCGCGGCCGAACACGACCTCCACGCCACGTTCATGCCCAAGCCGATCCCGAAAATCAACGGCTCGGGGATGCACACCCACATCTCACTGTTCACCGCCGAGGGCGAGAACGCCTTCCACGACGGTGACGACGAGTTCGACCTCAGCGGGACGGCAAAGCAGTTCCTCGCGGGTATCCTCGACCACGCGCCCGCGATCACCGCCGTCACGAACCCGACCGTCAACAGCTACAAGCGCCTGGTCCCAGGCTACGAGGCACCCGTCTACGTCGCCTGGTCCGATCGGAACCGCTCGGCGCTGATCCGCAAGCCCGCCGCCCGCGTCCCCGCCGCCAGCCGGATCGAGGCCCGTTTCCCCGATCCGTCCTCGAACCCGTACCTGGCCTTTGCGGCGCTTATCCACGCTGGCCTGGATGGGATCGAGAACGGAATCGACTGCCCCGATCCAGTCCGGGAGAACATCTACGAGTTCGACGAGGCAAAACGCGACGAGTACGGCATCGACACGCTGCCCGAGAACCTCGGCGAAGCGCTCGACGCCCTCGAAGACGACGAGGTTATTCTCGACGCGCTTGGCCCCC